Proteins encoded in a region of the Anopheles ziemanni chromosome 2, idAnoZiCoDA_A2_x.2, whole genome shotgun sequence genome:
- the LOC131280966 gene encoding myosin heavy chain, non-muscle isoform X4, with the protein MAEDLRDRNDPELKYLSVERNSFNDPATQAEWTQKRLVWVPHESQGFVAASIKGERGDEVEVELAETGKRVLVLKDDIQKMNPPKFDKVEDMAELTCLNEASVLHNIKDRYYSGLIYTYSGLFCVVVNPYKKLPIYTEKIMEKYKGIKRHEVPPHVFAITDTAYRSMLQDREDQSILCTGESGAGKTENTKKVIQYLAYVAASKPKGSVAVPHPAPTPALIIGELEQQLLQANPILEAFGNAKTVKNDNSSRFGKFIRINFDASGFISGANIETYLLEKSRAIRQAKDERTFHIFYQLLAGASPEQRQRFILDDVKTYPFLSNGGLPVPGVDDYAEFQATVKSMNIMGMTADDFNSIFRIVSAVLLFGSMTFKQERSSDQATLPDNTVAQKIAHLLGLSVTDMTKAFLTPRIKVGRDFVTKAQTKEQVEFAVEAIAKACYEKMFKWLVNRINRSLDRTKRQGASFIGILDMAGFEIFELNSFEQLCINYTNEKLQQLFNHTMFILEQEEYQREGIEWKFIDFGLDLQPTIDLIDKPGGIMALLDEECWFPKATDKSFVEKLAAAHSMHPKFMKTDFRGVADFAVVHYAGKVDYSATKWLMKNMDPLNENVVSLLQASQDPFVVQIWKDAEIVGMAQQALTDTQFGARTRKGMFRTVSHLYKEQLAKLMDTLRNTNPNFVRCIIPNHEKRAGKIDAPLVLDQLRCNGVLEGIRICRQGFPNRIPFQEFRQRYELLTPNVIPKGFMDGKRACEQMIKSLELDSNLYRIGQSKIFFRAGVLAHLEEERDYKITDLIVNFQAYCRGFLARRNYQKRLQQLNAIRIIQRNCAAYLKLRNWQWWRLYTKVKPLLEVTKQEEKLVQKEDELRQIRDKLDNLSKSSQEYEKKFQQAMEEKTHLAEQLQAEIELCAEAEEGRARLVARKQELEELMQDLESRIEEEEERVNALTGEKKKLQINIQDLEEQLEEEEAARQKLQLEKVQLDAKLKKMEEDVALIEDQNHKLVKEKKLLEERANDLSQTLAEEEEKAKHLAKLKVKHESTIAELEERLLKDHQQRQESDRSKRKIETEVADLKEQINERRVQIEEMQQQLIKREEELAQTLVRIDEESAAKAAAQKTQRELESQLAEIQEDLEAEKLARSKAEKQKRDLNEELEALKNELLDSLDTTAAQQELRSKREQEVATLKKTLEDESSNHEATLMDMRHKHAQEISSINEQLENLKKLKGGLEKSKQTLEAENADLATELRNVNQSRQENDRRRKQAETQIAELQVKLAEVERVRVELQDKVTKLQQETDNITQQLDEAELKASAAIKSAGNLESQLTEAQQLLEEETRQKLALSSKLRQIESEKDALAEQLEEDEEAKKSYEKKLAELNITIQEMKKRSEEESDVAKELEESKKKMNKDIETLQRQIQELQATNDRLDKSKKKIQSELEDATIELETQRTKVLELEKKQKNFDKVLAEEKAISEQHAQERDAAEREAREKETKVLSLTRELDEAFEKIDELETKRKALQNELDELANTQGTADKNVHELEKAKRSLESQLAELKAQNEELEDDLQLTEDAKLRLEVNMQALRAQFERDIQAKEEQSEEKRRGLVKALRDLEAELDEERKQRAAAVAAKKKLEGDLKDMEATLEMNNKVKEDALKQAKKLQAQIKDAIRDAEEAKAAKEELAAVSKEAERKAKTLEAEVMQLSEDLSSSERARRAAETERDELLEEINSNSNKGSLMIDEKRRLEARIAALEEELEEEQSNLELMVDRNRKAQLTIEQLTTELATEKSNAQNYETVKSGLERQNKDLKAKLSELETALRTKVKAATAASEAKIINLEKQLENETKERLTVQKSNRKLEKRIKELTLNIEDERRHADQYKEQIEKVNNRMKTLKRNLDEAEEEIQKEKTLKRKAQRECEDMLEGHEALSRELNALKSKLRRGGAMGSLSSSRLTPKRENDSMSVQDESLDGEDNSN; encoded by the exons ACCTACTCCGGCCTTTTCTGCGTGGTGGTTAACCCGTACAAGAAGCTGCCCATCTACACCGAGAAGATCATGGAGAAGTACAAAGGCATCAAACGGCACGAGGTGCCGCCACACGTCTTTGCGATCACAGACACCGCGTATAGATCGATGCTTCAGG ATCGTGAGGACCAGTCCATCCTGTGTACCGGCGAGTCGGGTGCTGGTAAAACCGAGAACACAAAGAAAGTTATCCAGTATTTAGCCTACGTGGCGGCATCGAAACCGAAAGGATCCGTAGCGGTAC CACACCCC GCCCCAACACCAGCACTTATCATC GGTGAGCTAGAACAACAGCTGCTTCAAGCAAATCCCATTCTAGAAGCGTTCGGTAACGCCAAGACGGTGAAAAACGATAACTCGTCTCGCTTC GGTAAATTCATTCGGATAAACTTTGACGCCTCGGGCTTCATCTCTGGCGCCAACATCGAGACGTATCTGCTGGAGAAGTCACGTGCCATTCGCCAGGCGAAGGACGAGCGTACATTCCACATTTTCTACCAGCTGTTGGCGGGTGCGTCGCCCGAACAACGTCAGCGCTTTATCCTGGACGATGTGAAGACGTACCCGTTCCTGTCGAACGGTGGGCTGCCGGTACCCGGCGTTGACGATTATGCCGAGTTCCAAGCGACGGTTAAGAGCATGAACATAATGGGCATGACGGCGGATGACTTCAACTCGATCTTCCGCATTGTGAGTGCCGTGCTGCTGTTTGGCTCGATGACATTCAAGCAGGAACGCAGCTCCGATCAGGCTACGCTACCGGACAACACGGTCGCCCAGAAGATCGCGCATTTGCTGGGGCTGAGTGTAACGGACATGACGAAGGCATTCCTAACGCCGCGTATCAAGGTCGGCCGGGACTTTGTGACCAAGGCTCAGACGAAAGAGCAGGTCGAGTTCGCGGTGGAGGCCATCGCAAAGGCGTGCTATGAGAAGATGTTCAAGTGGTTGGTGAACCGTATTAACCGTTCGCTGGATCGCACCAAACGCCAGGGTGCGTCGTTCATCGGCATCCTCGATATGGCCGGCTTTGAGATCTTCGAGCTGAACTCGTTCGAGCAGCTTTGTATCAACTACACCAACGAGAAGTTGCAGCAGCTGTTCAATCACACCATGTTCATTCTTGAGCAGGAGGAGTATCAGCGCGAAGGAATCGAGTGGAAGTTCATCGACTTTGGGCTCGATCTACAGCCGACCATTGACCTGATTGACAAACCGGGCGGCATCATGGCTCTACTGGATGAGGAGTGCTGGTTCCCGAAGGCGACTGACAAGTCGTTCGTGGAAAAGCTGGCTGCGGCCCACTCGATGCATCCGAAGTTCATGAAGACGGACTTCCGCGGTGTGGCGGACTTCGCTGTTGTGCACTATGCCGGTAAGGTGGACTATTCGGCTACCAAGTGGCTGATGAAGAACATGGACCCACTGAACGAAAATGTCGTGTCGCTGCTGCAAGCCTCGCAGGACCCGTTCGTCGTGCAGATCTGGAAGGACGCCGAGATTGTTGGCATGGCGCAGCAGGCGCTCACCGACACTCAGTTTGGCGCTCGCACGCGTAAGGGCATGTTCCGTACGGTTTCCCATTTGTACAAGGAGCAGCTGGCCAAGCTGATGGACACACTGCGCAACACCAATCCGAACTTTGTGCGCTGTATCATCCCCAACCACGAAAAGCGCGCGGGCAAGATCGATGCGCCGCTCGTGCTCGATCAGCTGCGTTGCAACGGTGTGCTGGAGGGTATCCGTATCTGCCGCCAGGGCTTCCCGAATCGCATCCCGTTCCAGGAGTTCCGTCAACGCTACGAGCTGCTCACGCCCAACGTCATCCCGAAGGGCTTCATGGATGGCAAACGGGCTTGCGAACAGATGATCAAATCGCTCGAGCTGGACTCGAACCTGTACCGTATCGGTCAGTCGAAGATCTTCTTCCGTGCGGGCGTACTGGCGCACTTGGAAGAAGAACGCGACTACAAGATCACCGATCTGATCGTGAACTTCCAGGCGTACTGCCGTGGTTTCCTCGCCCGTCGCAACTACCAGAAGCGCCTACAGCAGCTCAACGCGATTCGTATCATCCAGCGCAACTGTGCGGCCTATCTAAAGCTGCGCAACTGGCAGTGGTGGCGTCTGTACACCAAGGTCAAGCCCCTGCTGGAAGTAACCAAGCAGGAGGAGAAGTTGGTGCAGAAGGAGGATGAGCTGCGCCAGATTCGCGACAAGCTCGACAATCTCTCCAAAAGCTCGCAGGAGTATGAAAAGAAGTTCCAGCAagcgatggaagaaaaaacgcaCCTCGCAGAACAGCTGCAAGCCGAGATCGAGTTGTGCGCCGAGGCGGAAGAGGGTCGTGCCCGGCTGGTCGCTCGCAAGCAGGAGCTAGAGGAGTTGATGCAGGATCTGGAGTCCCGCAtcgaggaagaggaggagcgCGTAAACGCACTTACGGGTGAGAAGAAGAAATTGCAGATCAACATACAGGACTTGGAGGAGCagttggaggaggaggaggcagCCCGGCAAAAGCTCCAACTCGAGAAGGTTCAGCTGGATGCGAAGCTTAAGAAGATGGAGGAAGATGTGGCGTTGATCGAGGACCAGAACCACAAGCTGGTGAAGGAAAAGAAGCTGCTGGAAGAGCGTGCAAACGATCTATCGCAAACGCTCGCCGAAGAGGAGGAGAAAGCGAAACATCTGGCCAAGCTTAAGGTGAAGCACGAGTCGACGATTGCCGAGCTGGAGGAACGCTTGCTAAAGGATCACCAGCAGCGCCAGGAGTCGGATCGTTCGAAGCGCAAGATCGAAACCGAGGTAGCCGACCTGAAGGAGCAGATCAATGAACGGCGCGTGCAGATAGAGGAGATGCAACAGCAGCTGATCAAACGCGAAGAGGAACTGGCTCAGACGCTTGTGCGCATCGACGAGGAGTCGGCCGCGAAGGCCGCAGCGCAGAAGACACAGCGCGAGCTCGAGTCACAGTTGGCAGAGATCCAGGAGGATTTGGAGGCAGAAAAACTTGCCCGCTCGAAGGCCGAGAAGCAGAAGCGCGACCTTAATGAAGAGCTGGAAGCTTTGAAAAACGAGCTCCTTGATTCTTTGGACACGACCGCCG CCCAACAAGAACTTCGCTCCAAGCGTGAACAGGAGGTTGCGACATTGAAGAAAACGCTGGAAGATGAGTCCTCGAATCACGAGGCAACTCTTATGGACATGCGCCACAAGCATGCTCAGGAGATCTCGTCCATCAATGAGCAGTTGGAGAATTTGAAGAAGCTCAAGGGCGGCCTCGAGAAGAGCAAGCAAACGCTGGAGGCGGAAAATGCCGATCTTGCCACCGAGTTGCGTAACGTCAATCAGTCGCGCCAGGAGAACGACCGCCGCCGCAAACAGGCCGAAACGCAGATCGCTGAACTACAG GTAAAACTTGCCGAAGTCGAACGCGTTCGAGTTGAGCTGCAGGATAAGGTTACCAAACTGCAACAGGAGACCGACAACATCACGCAGCAGTTGGACGAAGCCGAGCTGAAAGCATCAGCTGCGATCAAGAGCGCCGGCAACTTGGAGAGTCAGCTAACTGAGGCACAACAGCTCCTCGAGGAGGAAACCCGCCAGAAGCTGGCCCTAAGTTCGAAGCTGCGCCAGATCGAATCCGAAAAGGATGCACTCGCCGAACAGCTTGAGGAAGACGAAGAAGCGAAAAAGAGCTACGAAAAGAAGCTGGCCGAGCTGAACATTACCATACAAGAGATGAAGAAACGTTCGGAGGAGGAGTCCGATGTGGCGAAGGAGTTGGAGGAGTCGAAGAAAAAGATGAACAAGGACATCGAGACACTGCAGCGTCAAATTCAGGAGCTTCAGGCGACCAACGATCGGTTGGACAAGAGCAAAAAGAAGATCCAGTCGGAATTGGAGGATGCCACGATCGAGCTGGAGACGCAGCGCACCAAGGTGCTGGAGCTcgagaagaagcagaagaattTCGACAAGGTGTTGGCCGAGGAGAAGGCCATCAGCGAGCAGCACGCACAGGAGCGGGATGCGGCAGAACGGGAAGCGcgcgaaaaggaaacgaaggTGCTTTCGCTGACTCGCGAGCTCGACGAGGCGTTTGAGAAAATCGACGAGCTTGAAACGAAGCGCAAGGCACTGCAGAATGAACTGGATGAGCTTGCCAATACACAG GGCACAGCGGACAAGAACGTGCACGAGCTGGAAAAGGCGAAGCGTTCCCTCGAAAGCCAGCTGGCTGAACTTAAAGCACAAAATGAGGAACTGGAGGATGATCTTCAGCTGACGGAGGATGCCAAGCTGCGCTTGGAAGTGAACATGCAAGCCCTACGCGCACAATTCGAGCGGGACATTCAGGCAAAGGAGGAACAATCGGAAGAGAAGCGTCGCGGACTGGTAAAAGCCCTGCGCGATCTGGAAGCCGAGTTAGACGAGGAACGCAAGCAGCGCGCAGCGGCCGTTGCGGCTAAGAAGAAGCTCGAGGGTGATCTGAAGGACATGGAAGCAACGCTCGAGATGAACAATAAGGTGAAGGAGGACGCGCTGAAGCAAGCGAAGAAACTGCAAGCACAAATCAAGGACGCGATCCGGGACGCCGAGGAAGCTAAGGCAGCTAAGGAGGAGTTAGCGGCCGTTAGTAAGGAGGCAGAACGCAAAGCGAAGACGCTCGAGGCGGAGGTGATGCAGCTATCGGAGGACCTTTCGAGCTCGGAGCGGGCACGTCGGGCCGCGGAAACGGAGCGCGACGAGCTGCTGGAGGAGATAAACTCCAACTCGAACAAGGGCTCGCTCATGATCGATGAGAAGCGCCGACTGGAGGCGCGCATTGCCGCCCTCGAGGAGGAGTTGGAAGAGGAGCAGTCCAACCTGGAGCTGATGGTCGACCGTAACCGCAAGGCGCAGCTAACGATCGAGCAACTGACGACGGAGCTGGCAACGGAAAAGTCGAACGCGCAGAATTACGAAACCGTCAAGTCGGGCCTGGAGCGCCAGAACAAGGACCTGAAGGCGAAGCTGTCCGAGCTCGAGACGGCTCTGCGTACGAAGGTGAAGGCGGCAACGGCCGCATCCGAGGCgaagatcatcaacctagagAAGCAGctcgaaaacgaaacaaaggaGCGACTAACGGTGCAAAAGTCCAACCGCAAGCTCGAAAAGCGTATCAAGGAGCTGACGCTGAACATCGAAGACGAGCGACGACATGCCGATCAGTATAAGGAGCAGATTGAAAAG GTTAACAATCGCATGAAGACTCTAAAGCGCAACCTCGATGAAGCCGAAGAAGAAATTCAGAAGGAGAAAACTTTGAAACGGAAGGCACAGCGCGAATGCGAGGACATGCTAGAAGGTCACGAGGCGCTGTCTCGCGAACTGAATGCGCTCAAATCAAAGCTTAG ACGGGGTGGTGCAATGGGCAGTCTGAGCTCGTCCCGATTGACACCGAAGCGCGAGAACGACTCGATGTCGGTGCAAGATGAATCGCTCGATGGCGAGGATAACAGCAACTGA